The Paenibacillus sp. G2S3 region ATGCTCGTTGATTACAATAGCGCAGCCGCGGATATGATAGAAGGACTTAATTCCTCGGCGATTGGCAAACCGCTGGCGCAACTGTTTCTTAGTGCAGGCAAAGATGCCTTGTCCTATGTTATGGATGCACAGCCGCTACTGCGCGAAGAACGGGAAGTTGCTTGGAACAAAGCAGACGAGACTTGTTACTATCAAATTCGATCCTCTCCCGTACAGAAACAAGGGGGGGACATAGCAGGACAAATGATCATGCTGATTGACGTAACTGACCGAGTCCTACTTCAAGACAAGCTACGTCAATTGGCTACTACAGACAGTCTGACGGGGATTTATAACCGTACCTACTTTTTGGAACTGAGCCGAGAGCTTCTTGTTCAGGCCGCGAGCAGTCGGAGTTCATTAGCGATTATTTTGATGGATGTGGACTTCTTCAAGAGCATTAATGACCGCTATGGACATCTATATGGAGATCAAGCTCTCCAGCATATTGTTCAGGTCTGCAGCAGGCATCTGCGGGAGGGAGATCTCTTTGGCCGTTATGGTGGCGAGGAGTTTGTGATCTGTCTGCCAGATACGTCGCTCAAGCAAGCCGCACAGCTTTGTGAAACCATCCGCGCTGATATTGAACAAAGTGTCTTGTATACCCTCATCGGGCCTATTAACGTGACCGCCAGCTTCGGAGTTGTGGAAGCCCTAAGTCCTGAAGCCACTCTAGAAGAGCTGCTGTCAGAGGCTGACCATGCCCTGTACAGTTCCAAACGAAACGGACGCAACGCTGTCCACCTCTCCCAGAGGTCAGAAATTACACTTTTCAAGCCTATATAAATAGCATCCTTGTCCCTCCCAGCGCATTCATCAGCCGGCCATATTTTTCATAGTCTGTTTTTAAGTTTAATAAGAGTTATCTGAAAATCTAATCAGAGTGTAGAAAAAATTCGCTTTATGGATATGGAGGCGCAAGAAATAATGAGGAACCATACAATGATGCAGTTTTTTGAATGGCATGTTGCTGCGGACGGCAAACACTGGGATCGCCTAAAAGAAACAGCTCCCGCACTAAAAGCCGTAGGCATTGATTCTGTTTGGGTACCTCCTGTGACAAAGGCTGTCTCCGCCGACGATACAGGCTATGGCGTGTATGATCTATACGATCTGGGCGAATATGACCAAAAAGGTACGGTACGCACCAAATATGGCACCAAACAAGCACTGATTGACGCAATTTCGGAATGTCAAAAAAACGGCATCGCCGTGTACGTTGATTTGGTCATGAATCATAAGGCAGGTGCGGATGAAAAGGAAGTCTTCCAGGTTATCGAAGTCGATCCTAATGACCGGATGAAAGAGATCTCGAAGCCTTTCGAGATTGAGGGCTGGACGAAATTCACCTTCCCCGGCCGTGGGGATAAACACTCTTCTTTTAAGTGGAATCACAATCATTTTAACGGCACTGACTTTGACGCCAAATCGGGGCGAACAGGTGTATTCCGTATCGTAGGAGAGAATAAAACCTGGAACCAGAATGTCGACGACGAGTTCGGTAACTACGATTACCTAATGTTCGCAAATATCGATTACAGCCATCCAGAAGTCAAAAAAGAAATGATTCAATGGGGAAAATGGCTGGTGGACACACTCCACTGCAGCGGCTTTCGCTTGGACGCCATCAAGCATATCAACCATGAGTTTGTGAAAGAATTCGCGGTAGAGTTGTTCAATAAATGTGAGAAGGATTTCTATATCGTGGGTGAGTTCTGGAATTCGGA contains the following coding sequences:
- a CDS encoding alpha-amylase, which gives rise to MMRNHTMMQFFEWHVAADGKHWDRLKETAPALKAVGIDSVWVPPVTKAVSADDTGYGVYDLYDLGEYDQKGTVRTKYGTKQALIDAISECQKNGIAVYVDLVMNHKAGADEKEVFQVIEVDPNDRMKEISKPFEIEGWTKFTFPGRGDKHSSFKWNHNHFNGTDFDAKSGRTGVFRIVGENKTWNQNVDDEFGNYDYLMFANIDYSHPEVKKEMIQWGKWLVDTLHCSGFRLDAIKHINHEFVKEFAVELFNKCEKDFYIVGEFWNSDLESCRQFLNTVDYKIDLFDVSLHYKLHSASLGGRNYDLTKILDDTLVQTHPTNAVTFVDNHDSQPHEALESWVDDWFKQSAYALILLRRDGYPVVFYGDYYGIEGPTPVAGKKEAIDPLLYTRYHKAYGEQKDYFDHPNTIGWTRLGVKDIERSGCAVVISNGENGQKRMFVGEQRAGEAWVDFTHNHKATITIEKDGWATFPVNGGSVSVWALPDAEVDKK
- a CDS encoding histidine kinase N-terminal 7TM domain-containing protein, whose protein sequence is MGSIISNYIVIVAISGVLSVLLALFAYYKKTDFLGIRAFVISSCTSAIYTFGFALELSGKTLEEMSFWIKVEYLGMPFIAPASLIMVMHFVGLESLLKKGMRTALYIIPFITTLMVWTNDYHHLFYKSIYLRDNTPSPLVDVIMGPWYIIHGSFTFGCLLAAICLMLWQWNRMKRVYRRQIVTILIGLSLPTLGSFLYLMGLTPYGMDPVPIIMSITSTLYIWAILSRGMLTAAPIARENLFESMRDGVLVTDLSDMLVDYNSAAADMIEGLNSSAIGKPLAQLFLSAGKDALSYVMDAQPLLREEREVAWNKADETCYYQIRSSPVQKQGGDIAGQMIMLIDVTDRVLLQDKLRQLATTDSLTGIYNRTYFLELSRELLVQAASSRSSLAIILMDVDFFKSINDRYGHLYGDQALQHIVQVCSRHLREGDLFGRYGGEEFVICLPDTSLKQAAQLCETIRADIEQSVLYTLIGPINVTASFGVVEALSPEATLEELLSEADHALYSSKRNGRNAVHLSQRSEITLFKPI